A genome region from Methanococcoides burtonii DSM 6242 includes the following:
- the ilvN gene encoding acetolactate synthase small subunit, with product MRHTLAVLVENKYGVLARVAGLFSRRGFNIDSLAVGTTEDPTLSRMTIIVSGDDHVLEQVMKQLNKLIDVIRVIDLSSEEFVERELALIKVNTDASNRAEIIQIVNIFRARTIDVASKSLTIEVTGDVEKIKAIQTLLKPFGIKELARTGIVALNRGSKSQ from the coding sequence ATGAGACACACGCTTGCAGTTCTGGTGGAGAACAAATACGGAGTACTGGCAAGGGTTGCCGGACTCTTTTCACGCCGTGGTTTCAACATTGACAGCCTTGCAGTAGGGACAACTGAAGACCCGACCCTCTCAAGAATGACCATCATTGTTAGTGGTGATGATCACGTGCTTGAACAGGTCATGAAGCAGCTTAACAAGCTGATAGATGTCATTCGTGTGATCGATCTCAGTTCCGAGGAATTCGTAGAAAGAGAACTTGCCCTCATAAAAGTTAATACCGATGCCAGCAATCGTGCAGAGATAATACAAATAGTCAATATATTCAGGGCAAGGACCATCGATGTCGCTTCAAAGTCATTGACCATTGAAGTTACCGGCGACGTTGAAAAGATAAAGGCTATTCAGACATTGCTTAAGCCATTCGGAATCAAAGAACTGGCAAGAACAGGAATCGTAGCACTTAACAGAGGCTCAAAGAGCCAATAA